The following proteins are encoded in a genomic region of Sorangiineae bacterium MSr12523:
- the lpdA gene encoding dihydrolipoyl dehydrogenase — protein sequence MATRTVDAVVIGAGTGGYPCAIRLGQLKQKVIIVEKDEVGGVCLNWGCIPSKALISASHTYEKAKNGAVMGLLADNVRVDVPKMQDWKGGIVKKLTGGVRTLLKTNGAELIVGTARITGPNTVEITTREGQKETIDARAIVVATGSTTIELPSFKFDGKQIIGAKEAVSLREVPKRLLVIGGGVIGLELGTVYQKLGSELTVVEATPTLLPGTDPELTAVVERKLVKHGAKIFKNAKALGYEKNKDGSLAVKVDLGDGKHDTLVVDTVLVAVGMRPNSAGFGLEELGVKTDKGFVPSDLNGRTNIPSIYSVGDVSGQPMLAHKATKEGEVVAEIIAGHKAAKDWVSIPGVIFTDPEIATGGLSEAQAKERGIDVRVGKFPFTALGKAMAINETEGFIKVVADKKSHELLGVHIVGPEASNLISEGMLALEMHSFLEDLGLTVHPHPTLGEAMMEAAQHALGHAIHVMNKNQ from the coding sequence ATGGCGACGAGGACGGTTGATGCGGTCGTAATTGGGGCGGGAACGGGCGGTTACCCCTGCGCGATCCGCTTGGGACAGCTCAAACAAAAGGTCATCATCGTCGAAAAAGACGAAGTGGGAGGCGTGTGCCTCAATTGGGGGTGCATCCCGTCGAAGGCCCTCATCTCCGCGAGCCACACGTACGAAAAGGCCAAGAACGGCGCCGTGATGGGCCTTTTGGCCGACAACGTCCGCGTCGACGTGCCGAAGATGCAGGACTGGAAGGGCGGCATCGTCAAGAAGCTCACCGGCGGCGTCCGCACCCTGCTCAAGACGAACGGGGCCGAGCTCATCGTCGGCACCGCCCGCATCACCGGACCGAACACGGTGGAAATCACCACGCGCGAAGGTCAGAAAGAGACCATCGATGCGCGCGCCATCGTCGTGGCCACCGGCTCCACGACCATCGAGCTTCCCTCGTTCAAGTTCGACGGCAAGCAGATCATCGGCGCCAAGGAAGCCGTGAGCCTCAGGGAAGTGCCCAAGCGCCTCCTGGTCATCGGCGGCGGCGTCATCGGCCTGGAGCTGGGCACCGTGTACCAGAAACTGGGCTCGGAGCTCACCGTCGTGGAGGCCACGCCGACCCTGCTCCCGGGCACGGATCCGGAGCTCACCGCGGTGGTCGAACGCAAGCTCGTGAAGCACGGCGCGAAGATCTTCAAGAACGCCAAGGCGCTCGGTTACGAGAAGAACAAAGACGGCTCACTCGCCGTGAAGGTGGACCTGGGCGACGGCAAGCACGACACCTTGGTCGTCGACACGGTGCTCGTGGCCGTGGGCATGCGCCCGAACAGCGCAGGCTTCGGCCTCGAGGAGCTGGGCGTCAAGACCGACAAGGGCTTCGTCCCGTCGGACTTGAACGGCCGCACGAACATCCCGTCGATCTACTCCGTGGGCGACGTGTCCGGGCAGCCGATGCTCGCGCACAAGGCCACGAAGGAGGGCGAGGTCGTCGCCGAGATCATCGCCGGCCACAAGGCGGCGAAGGACTGGGTCTCCATTCCGGGTGTCATCTTCACCGATCCGGAAATCGCCACCGGCGGTCTCTCCGAGGCCCAGGCCAAGGAGCGCGGCATCGACGTGCGCGTGGGCAAATTCCCCTTCACCGCGCTCGGCAAGGCCATGGCCATCAACGAGACCGAGGGCTTCATCAAGGTCGTCGCCGACAAGAAGAGCCACGAGCTGCTCGGCGTTCACATCGTCGGGCCGGAGGCGAGCAACCTGATTAGCGAGGGCATGCTCGCCCTGGAGATGCACTCCTTCCTCGAGGATCTCGGCCTGACGGTGCACCCGCACCCGACCTTGGGCGAGGCCATGATGGAGGCGGCGCAGCACGCGCTCGGCCACGCCATCCACGTGATGAACAAGAATCAGTAA
- a CDS encoding thiamine pyrophosphate-dependent dehydrogenase E1 component subunit alpha: protein MSDATQASDPDLALHRVLRDDDTADYGAGRSAIKPVDPALLLRAYREMRRLRAIDARMIVLQRQGRVGFYGACTGQEAVPIATGLALEASDWVFPALREQSIMLVRGFPLVSFVAQVFGNSGDVLKGRQMPSHHSGRSVNQVSWSSNIGTQIPQAVGTAWAMKMKKEPHVAVGFMGDGATSEADFHAAMVFASRYQVPAVLVCQNNHWSISVPTERQTASRTIAIKGRAYGIPSVRVDGNDLLAVYTVIEAAAKRAREGGGPTFIEALTYRIGAHSTSDDPTRYRSEAEVEAWKKKDPLDRLRRHLVVLGIVDEGVDAKLDAEFALEIGEAVNEVEAMPAPPRESLFEDVYAVLPWHLAEQRRDAIS from the coding sequence ATGTCCGATGCCACGCAAGCCTCCGATCCGGACCTAGCGCTGCACCGCGTCCTGCGCGACGACGACACGGCGGACTATGGTGCCGGACGCTCGGCCATCAAGCCAGTCGATCCTGCGCTTCTCCTTCGAGCCTACCGCGAAATGCGCCGTCTCCGCGCCATCGATGCGCGCATGATCGTGCTCCAGCGTCAGGGGCGCGTCGGCTTCTATGGCGCATGCACGGGGCAAGAGGCCGTGCCCATCGCCACCGGCTTGGCGCTCGAGGCGTCGGACTGGGTGTTCCCTGCGTTGCGCGAGCAGAGCATCATGCTCGTGCGCGGCTTCCCGCTGGTGTCCTTCGTCGCGCAAGTGTTCGGCAATTCCGGCGACGTGCTCAAGGGCCGGCAGATGCCCAGCCACCACTCGGGCCGCAGCGTCAATCAGGTCAGCTGGTCCTCGAACATCGGCACCCAGATCCCCCAGGCCGTGGGCACCGCGTGGGCGATGAAAATGAAGAAGGAGCCCCACGTCGCCGTGGGCTTCATGGGCGACGGCGCCACCAGCGAGGCGGACTTCCATGCCGCGATGGTCTTTGCCTCACGCTACCAAGTGCCGGCAGTTCTCGTTTGTCAGAACAACCACTGGTCGATCAGCGTTCCCACCGAGCGCCAGACCGCATCGCGCACCATCGCCATCAAAGGCCGTGCGTACGGTATTCCCAGCGTTCGCGTCGATGGCAACGATTTGCTTGCCGTCTACACAGTCATCGAGGCGGCCGCGAAGCGCGCGCGGGAGGGCGGGGGACCCACGTTCATCGAAGCGCTCACGTACCGCATCGGCGCGCACTCCACCAGCGACGACCCGACGCGTTACCGCTCCGAGGCGGAGGTCGAGGCGTGGAAGAAAAAGGATCCGCTCGACCGATTGCGGCGCCACCTCGTCGTGCTCGGTATCGTCGACGAAGGGGTCGACGCGAAGCTCGATGCGGAGTTCGCCCTCGAGATCGGCGAAGCCGTGAACGAAGTCGAGGCGATGCCGGCACCTCCCCGCGAGAGTTTGTTCGAGGACGTGTACGCCGTTCTGCCCTGGCATCTGGCCGAGCAGCGTCGGGACGCTATCTCGTAA